One window of Microcoleus vaginatus PCC 9802 genomic DNA carries:
- a CDS encoding exonuclease SbcCD subunit D, whose amino-acid sequence MRIIHTADWHLGRRFRGIDRTFEIAIALEQILKQAKALDVDAVLVAGDIFDVPNPPAYAERIAYNFFCELQAAGIPAIAIAGNHDSASRIDSIAQLLSLAGVRALGKPRRSADGGTITLNTKSGKLCVGAMPFASEQRLLDANSLWQSGDADRRKDYREIVAYLLEDLTRDFRDNTVNFLMGHMSIDGARLAKSEVAYYTREKYLLSSQTLPPEAQYVALGHIHIHQRISETSPAYYSGSLIQLDFGEAEQEKGFCLIEVEPGGEAKVEFKPVACHKPLKVLKCHNDNLDETLEAHQYHPGFLKVIVELDSPQIGLADRVRQICSQALLIEPRYPDAALEPTEITNIDPNNFDPAAEFCNYYQNRLGTTPRSAVLEEFQNLYKKFKETVNN is encoded by the coding sequence ATGCGAATAATTCATACTGCTGACTGGCATTTAGGGCGACGTTTTCGAGGAATCGATCGCACTTTTGAAATTGCGATCGCCCTGGAACAGATTTTGAAGCAAGCAAAAGCCTTGGATGTCGATGCTGTGCTCGTTGCGGGCGACATTTTCGACGTACCCAACCCACCCGCTTACGCCGAACGCATTGCTTATAACTTTTTCTGCGAACTCCAAGCGGCAGGAATTCCCGCAATTGCGATCGCCGGTAATCACGATTCGGCATCCCGCATCGACAGCATCGCGCAATTGCTTTCCCTCGCCGGTGTTCGCGCTTTAGGCAAACCCAGGCGTTCCGCAGACGGCGGCACGATTACTCTCAATACAAAAAGCGGTAAACTTTGTGTGGGAGCGATGCCTTTTGCTTCCGAACAAAGACTGTTAGATGCTAATTCTCTCTGGCAGTCTGGCGATGCCGATCGCCGAAAAGACTACCGCGAAATAGTAGCATATTTACTCGAAGATTTAACCAGGGATTTTAGAGACAATACTGTCAATTTTCTCATGGGACACATGAGCATTGACGGCGCTCGATTGGCAAAATCCGAAGTCGCTTATTACACGCGAGAAAAATACCTGCTCTCATCGCAAACTCTGCCGCCGGAAGCTCAGTATGTCGCCCTCGGACACATCCACATTCACCAGCGGATTTCTGAGACTTCTCCCGCTTATTATTCGGGTTCTTTGATTCAGTTAGATTTTGGAGAAGCGGAACAGGAAAAAGGATTTTGCTTGATAGAAGTTGAGCCTGGAGGTGAGGCAAAGGTGGAATTTAAGCCTGTGGCTTGCCACAAGCCGTTAAAAGTGCTTAAATGTCATAACGACAATCTCGATGAAACTTTAGAAGCTCATCAGTATCATCCGGGTTTCTTGAAAGTAATTGTCGAACTGGACAGTCCGCAAATCGGACTTGCCGATCGAGTGCGCCAAATCTGTTCTCAAGCGCTGTTAATTGAACCGCGCTATCCAGATGCAGCGCTAGAACCAACAGAAATAACTAATATCGATCCCAATAATTTCGATCCGGCAGCAGAGTTTTGCAACTATTATCAAAACCGATTAGGAACGACACCGAGATCGGCCGTATTGGAGGAATTTCAAAATTTGTACAAGAAGTTTAAGGAAACAGTTAACAATTAA
- a CDS encoding DUF433 domain-containing protein — protein sequence MTLKELQPQLLALTPEEKAQAIQFLAQSLSNFWPGIQKTPGVMGTEACIRKTRIPVWLLVSYRRQSATDAHILEGHPDLSAADLVNAFSYAEAYPDEIEIAIREQEEA from the coding sequence ATGACACTGAAAGAATTGCAACCGCAACTCTTGGCTTTAACTCCCGAAGAGAAGGCTCAAGCTATACAATTCCTAGCCCAAAGTTTAAGCAACTTTTGGCCGGGGATTCAAAAGACTCCCGGTGTCATGGGCACAGAAGCCTGTATCCGAAAAACTCGGATTCCTGTTTGGCTGTTGGTAAGTTATCGCCGTCAAAGTGCCACCGATGCTCATATTTTAGAAGGTCATCCCGATCTGAGTGCCGCAGATTTGGTGAATGCTTTTAGTTATGCTGAGGCATATCCTGATGAGATTGAAATAGCAATTAGAGAACAGGAAGAGGCATAA
- a CDS encoding pyridoxal phosphate-dependent aminotransferase, translated as MKNHPTRMQSVQSPIIPVVGELIRQNPGTISLGQGVVYYNPPQESFDRIPEFFANTDNHKYKAVEGIPQLQDAIAAKLKTDNDIEINSKNCIVVTAGSNMGFTHAILAITSARDEVIIQSPYYFNHEMAAIMASCRPVIVETDANYQLNIDAIKKAITDKTRAIVTISPNNPTGVVYPSEALREVNEICRQHNIYHISDEAYEYFTYNGVKHCSPAAFPHSSKHTISLFSLSKAYGFASWRIGYMVIPEHLLVSVRKIQDTILICPPVISQYAALGALQVGRGYCDNYVRAIASVRQLVLDELNTIQNLCTISPACGAFYFFLKVDTEIDTMELVEKLIREYHVAVLPGTTFGMDSGCYLRVAYGALEKATATAGIRRLVKGLKTILNK; from the coding sequence ATGAAAAATCACCCGACTCGAATGCAATCGGTACAGTCGCCAATAATTCCAGTAGTTGGCGAACTGATCCGCCAAAATCCGGGAACAATATCTTTAGGACAAGGCGTAGTTTACTACAATCCGCCACAAGAATCATTTGACCGAATTCCCGAATTCTTCGCAAATACCGACAATCACAAATACAAAGCCGTGGAAGGAATTCCCCAATTACAGGATGCCATCGCAGCCAAACTAAAAACAGATAACGACATAGAAATTAACAGCAAAAACTGCATTGTCGTTACCGCCGGCAGCAACATGGGATTTACCCACGCCATTCTCGCCATCACCTCGGCGCGAGACGAAGTTATTATCCAATCACCTTATTACTTCAACCACGAAATGGCGGCAATTATGGCAAGCTGCCGACCTGTGATAGTAGAAACTGACGCTAATTATCAACTTAATATCGATGCTATAAAAAAAGCAATTACCGACAAAACGCGAGCCATAGTTACCATTTCACCAAATAATCCCACTGGTGTTGTTTATCCTTCCGAAGCACTCCGGGAAGTTAACGAAATTTGTCGCCAGCACAACATCTATCACATCAGCGATGAAGCTTACGAATATTTTACTTATAACGGCGTCAAACACTGTTCGCCTGCAGCTTTTCCCCACAGCAGCAAACATACAATTTCTCTATTTAGCCTCTCCAAAGCCTACGGTTTTGCGAGTTGGCGGATCGGGTATATGGTAATCCCAGAACACTTGCTCGTTTCAGTGAGAAAAATTCAAGATACAATCTTAATTTGTCCCCCAGTAATTTCTCAATATGCAGCCCTGGGAGCCTTGCAAGTTGGTAGAGGTTACTGCGATAATTATGTAAGGGCGATCGCATCTGTGCGACAACTCGTATTAGACGAACTCAATACCATCCAAAATTTGTGTACAATTTCCCCTGCCTGCGGAGCATTCTACTTTTTCTTGAAAGTTGATACTGAAATCGATACAATGGAATTAGTAGAAAAATTAATTCGCGAATATCACGTAGCAGTGCTTCCCGGTACAACCTTCGGCATGGATAGCGGCTGCTATTTGCGCGTTGCTTACGGTGCTTTGGAAAAAGCAACTGCCACGGCAGGCATTAGGAGATTAGTTAAAGGTTTGAAGACAATTTTAAACAAGTAA
- a CDS encoding SMC family ATPase, producing the protein MRPLELILEGFTSFRQEQRLDFSQLDLFAITGATGAGKSSLLDAMTYALFGTTTRSGKQVSDLASQGSENLKVQLRFAVGSAQYRVTRRWRFRPKSPENKVILDNWQNGQWETLGTSIVAVQNTIEQILGMDFDTFTRAIVLPQGKFDEFIKGDTSKRREILRQLAGFEIFEQMRKETNELAKLLKQEREIVERQLAELSAPTADEVDQRRSQLLILEQQLPEFDRAVMKAQKNLDEEEQLFSQIARWQELQQELTQLNANSAEVAILAQRLDRAQAANHLQGDWALVRSARSQYETAESASVAARKLLIKARSELAVEQQLFDAAKAKEEALAPQIKAREDALAAAKVYEEQRAQLEKEVALAQKSQQEKLRFFQAADKELQAANTKIQSAGFRVTQAAAQLEQYSPGGQRLEQLQQIAPLLMEVQLMAKQEKAQQQQLDKSIAEKESAQQNYVEVATNLEAAEIRLKECSSELEAAQTANAEAARLESVAAVRMSLNSGDTCPVCGGVHPESESLPPLPNSNIVDVADFRRKFAAANQVFQAAQSLAAEAKSAVSACLQKESEIAQMLELTGNRVAELQQQITQVMENPQWESLGLQQELAILKESDRQYRETEQQFQLASLEYENFQQRFNFAVATQAAKQQEYQDAIAESDRRQQQLQICVNALYQITEYQPYPNLAKALEEDKQDLANLLKVAEQSYQTAQNRVIQAADREQQAGEVFGQAQAHKQQLNLDWSAKLTAADFTEETFLAAVATVKEQSQWENAIRSHRESKIQLETRAKDLSEAIAGRTTDENTLAQVRSAKHTAQENLKQANNNRAELLAWIQVAAQNLEQAERLSQQITNFTEQEQTYHTLAQNLKSNEFQSYILEHLEAELVGSATLILQELTENRYKLINQDGEYWVADNWNGGEARRVRTLSGGETFATSLSMALALSEKLSQGAHLGSLFLDEGFGTLDTETLESVTQILESLRQRDRLIGVITHVRELGERLPAQVKVSKSPQGSKIEVHRS; encoded by the coding sequence ATGCGTCCACTCGAACTTATTCTCGAAGGATTTACCAGCTTCCGCCAGGAACAGCGTTTAGATTTTTCTCAACTCGATCTGTTTGCAATTACTGGTGCTACAGGTGCGGGCAAATCTTCACTCCTAGATGCCATGACTTACGCTCTTTTTGGCACGACAACTCGCAGCGGCAAACAAGTAAGTGATTTGGCAAGTCAAGGCAGCGAAAATTTAAAAGTGCAGTTGCGTTTTGCTGTGGGTTCGGCACAGTATCGGGTGACGCGAAGGTGGCGTTTTCGTCCGAAATCTCCCGAAAATAAGGTGATTTTGGACAACTGGCAAAATGGTCAATGGGAAACTTTGGGGACGAGTATCGTTGCTGTTCAAAATACCATTGAACAGATTTTAGGAATGGATTTTGATACTTTTACGCGAGCAATTGTTCTGCCTCAAGGCAAGTTTGATGAGTTTATTAAAGGGGATACTTCAAAACGCCGGGAAATTTTGCGCCAGCTAGCGGGATTTGAGATTTTTGAGCAGATGCGGAAGGAAACAAATGAGCTCGCAAAGTTGCTTAAACAGGAACGGGAAATCGTGGAAAGGCAGCTAGCTGAGTTGAGTGCGCCGACGGCGGATGAGGTGGATCAAAGACGATCGCAACTTTTGATTTTAGAGCAGCAGTTGCCTGAGTTCGATCGCGCCGTTATGAAAGCTCAAAAGAATCTAGATGAAGAGGAACAGCTATTTTCGCAAATCGCTCGCTGGCAAGAGCTACAACAAGAACTGACCCAATTAAATGCTAATTCTGCTGAGGTTGCTATTTTAGCACAGCGTTTAGACAGAGCGCAAGCTGCCAATCATTTACAGGGAGATTGGGCTTTAGTGCGATCGGCTCGCAGTCAGTATGAAACTGCCGAAAGTGCTTCGGTGGCAGCGCGAAAGCTGTTAATTAAAGCTCGCTCCGAGCTAGCAGTAGAGCAGCAGCTATTTGACGCGGCAAAAGCCAAAGAAGAGGCCCTAGCGCCACAAATTAAGGCTCGCGAAGATGCTCTAGCTGCTGCTAAAGTATATGAAGAACAGCGCGCTCAATTAGAAAAAGAAGTTGCACTCGCCCAAAAAAGTCAACAGGAAAAACTCCGCTTTTTTCAAGCAGCAGATAAAGAACTGCAAGCTGCTAATACTAAAATTCAAAGTGCGGGTTTTCGAGTTACTCAAGCAGCGGCACAGCTAGAACAGTATTCGCCGGGAGGACAGCGTTTAGAGCAATTGCAGCAAATTGCACCCTTACTGATGGAAGTTCAGCTAATGGCTAAGCAGGAAAAAGCTCAGCAGCAACAGTTGGATAAATCGATCGCAGAAAAGGAAAGCGCTCAACAGAATTATGTGGAGGTTGCCACTAATTTAGAAGCAGCCGAAATCAGGCTAAAAGAGTGCAGCAGCGAGTTAGAAGCGGCCCAAACCGCTAATGCGGAAGCGGCACGTTTGGAGAGTGTTGCTGCTGTCAGAATGTCGCTGAATTCTGGGGATACTTGCCCGGTGTGCGGGGGGGTGCATCCTGAGAGCGAGAGCCTCCCTCCTTTGCCAAATTCTAATATTGTCGATGTCGCTGATTTCCGGCGTAAATTTGCGGCGGCAAATCAGGTTTTTCAAGCTGCTCAAAGCTTGGCGGCTGAGGCAAAAAGTGCAGTTTCAGCCTGCCTGCAAAAAGAGTCTGAAATTGCTCAAATGCTGGAATTAACGGGGAATAGAGTTGCCGAATTGCAGCAGCAAATCACTCAAGTTATGGAAAATCCTCAGTGGGAAAGCTTGGGGTTGCAGCAGGAGTTGGCAATACTTAAAGAGAGCGATCGCCAATACCGCGAAACCGAGCAGCAGTTCCAACTGGCATCATTGGAATATGAGAATTTTCAGCAAAGATTTAATTTTGCTGTGGCGACTCAAGCAGCTAAACAGCAAGAATATCAAGATGCGATCGCCGAATCCGACCGCAGGCAGCAGCAGTTGCAAATTTGTGTAAATGCGCTCTATCAAATTACCGAATATCAACCTTATCCTAATTTAGCAAAAGCCTTAGAAGAAGATAAGCAAGACTTGGCCAATCTGCTGAAAGTTGCCGAACAATCATATCAAACTGCTCAAAATAGGGTGATTCAAGCAGCAGATAGAGAGCAACAAGCTGGGGAGGTTTTTGGACAAGCCCAGGCCCATAAACAGCAGCTAAACCTGGATTGGTCAGCAAAATTAACGGCGGCTGATTTCACAGAAGAGACATTTTTAGCAGCGGTTGCGACAGTTAAGGAACAATCGCAATGGGAAAATGCTATTCGCTCTCACCGCGAATCAAAAATTCAGTTAGAGACGCGGGCGAAAGATTTGAGCGAGGCGATCGCAGGCAGAACTACCGATGAGAATACTTTAGCGCAAGTGCGATCGGCAAAACATACCGCCCAAGAAAACCTCAAACAAGCCAACAACAACCGCGCCGAACTGTTAGCTTGGATTCAAGTAGCAGCTCAAAATCTCGAACAAGCCGAAAGACTGTCACAGCAAATCACAAATTTCACCGAACAAGAGCAAACTTATCACACCTTAGCGCAGAACCTCAAATCCAACGAATTTCAATCATACATTTTAGAACATTTAGAAGCAGAATTAGTCGGCAGCGCCACCTTAATTTTGCAAGAATTAACCGAAAATCGCTACAAACTAATAAACCAAGACGGCGAATACTGGGTAGCAGATAATTGGAACGGCGGCGAAGCTAGACGAGTGCGAACCCTTTCCGGCGGCGAAACCTTTGCCACTTCCTTATCAATGGCTTTAGCTTTGTCAGAAAAGCTGTCTCAAGGAGCTCACTTGGGCAGCTTATTTCTAGATGAAGGATTTGGTACTTTAGATACCGAAACTCTCGAAAGCGTTACTCAAATTTTAGAATCTTTGCGGCAGCGAGACAGGCTGATTGGAGTGATTACCCACGTTCGAGAATTGGGCGAAAGATTGCCCGCACAAGTTAAAGTTTCTAAATCCCCCCAAGGTTCTAAAATAGAAGTACATAGATCCTGA
- a CDS encoding NAD-dependent epimerase/dehydratase family protein, protein MANRVLIVGGRGRIGSSVAQDLVTHTDAEITVTGRNSEASIGPGLPPDRVQYQTFDLADSAALQKAVSESNLVVHCAGPFHYRDAGVLKTCIEAGVNYTDVSDSRSFTRKALELRETAKNAGITAIINTGIFPGVSNSMVRRDVEQLDEAEHIHLSYVVGGSGGAGVTVMRTTFLGLQTPFEVWEDRKWHQVKPYSNRETIEFPAPYGKTGVYWFDMPEAITLPETFPVKSVVTKFGTSPDLYNHLTWFVAKYWPASWLKNNSVIEFLSYVSYGMTSVTNSFSGVGVAVRSQVTGLKNGQPAKVCSTAVHPNAAVATGIGTGSIAQLMLEGKLEKPGVWSVEQALSTELFEGAMQNRNLDIEQVVV, encoded by the coding sequence ATGGCAAACCGAGTTTTGATTGTCGGCGGGCGGGGACGAATTGGCAGCAGCGTTGCCCAAGACCTTGTTACCCACACCGACGCGGAAATTACTGTTACCGGACGCAACTCTGAAGCCTCTATTGGGCCGGGATTGCCGCCGGATAGGGTGCAGTACCAAACTTTTGATTTAGCGGACAGTGCAGCCCTGCAAAAAGCAGTTTCAGAGTCTAATCTTGTCGTTCACTGTGCGGGGCCTTTTCACTACCGAGACGCCGGCGTGCTGAAAACTTGCATCGAAGCAGGTGTTAATTATACTGATGTCAGTGACAGCCGCAGTTTTACTCGCAAGGCTTTAGAATTGCGCGAAACCGCTAAAAATGCTGGGATTACTGCTATTATTAATACGGGCATTTTCCCCGGTGTGTCTAACAGCATGGTGCGCCGAGATGTGGAACAATTAGATGAAGCAGAACACATCCATTTAAGTTATGTAGTCGGAGGTTCTGGCGGCGCTGGCGTTACCGTCATGAGAACCACTTTTTTAGGTTTGCAAACTCCTTTTGAGGTTTGGGAAGATCGCAAGTGGCACCAAGTAAAACCCTACAGCAATCGCGAAACAATTGAATTTCCCGCGCCCTACGGCAAAACAGGGGTTTACTGGTTCGATATGCCGGAAGCAATTACTTTGCCCGAAACTTTCCCCGTCAAATCAGTTGTGACTAAATTCGGTACGTCTCCCGACCTTTACAATCACCTTACCTGGTTTGTTGCTAAGTATTGGCCCGCTAGCTGGCTCAAAAATAACTCCGTGATTGAATTTCTCTCCTACGTCAGTTATGGGATGACAAGTGTTACTAATAGTTTTAGTGGGGTTGGTGTGGCAGTGCGATCGCAAGTAACCGGTCTCAAAAACGGTCAACCGGCTAAAGTTTGCTCGACAGCGGTACACCCAAATGCTGCCGTCGCTACTGGCATTGGTACTGGTAGCATCGCTCAATTAATGTTAGAAGGTAAACTGGAAAAACCGGGGGTTTGGTCGGTAGAACAAGCTCTTTCTACTGAGCTATTTGAAGGAGCTATGCAGAACAGAAACCTAGATATAGAGCAGGTTGTTGTGTAG
- a CDS encoding ATP-sensitive inward rectifier potassium channel 10, with the protein MKTHHNRQPQARLVSRQGQFPLNIVKLGVPRLHFADLYHRLLTLSWPRFSMLICLSYTVTNSLFALAYLAGGDCIANARPGSFQDAFYFSVQTMATIGYGSMYPRTDYANTIVAIQALFGLWGVAMVTGLAFSRFSRPTARVIFSRVAVIAPFNGVPTLMYRTANQRFNQILEAQQRATLIRNEVTAEGEFMRRFYDLELMRSHSPIFALTWTVMHAIEESSPLYQLTAQDLMEQQAEIVITLTGIDETVSQTIHARHSFVASEIIWNMRFVDILLKSATGGRVVDYTRFHDVKPVE; encoded by the coding sequence ATGAAAACTCACCACAACCGCCAGCCACAGGCTCGTTTAGTCAGCCGCCAAGGACAATTCCCCTTAAATATTGTCAAGTTGGGAGTACCTCGCCTGCATTTTGCCGACCTCTACCACAGGCTGCTAACTCTTTCTTGGCCGCGATTTTCCATGCTGATTTGTCTCTCCTATACAGTCACAAATTCTTTATTTGCCTTAGCTTACTTGGCGGGAGGAGATTGCATTGCTAACGCGCGGCCGGGTTCTTTCCAAGATGCCTTTTATTTCAGCGTGCAAACAATGGCGACGATCGGCTACGGCTCTATGTATCCGCGCACGGATTACGCTAATACTATAGTCGCGATTCAAGCGCTTTTTGGTTTGTGGGGAGTGGCTATGGTGACGGGACTGGCTTTTTCGAGATTTTCCAGACCAACAGCTAGAGTTATTTTCAGCCGCGTAGCTGTGATCGCTCCTTTCAACGGTGTTCCGACTCTGATGTACCGCACGGCAAATCAGCGTTTTAACCAAATTTTAGAAGCGCAGCAGCGAGCTACTTTGATCCGCAACGAGGTAACAGCGGAAGGAGAATTTATGCGGCGTTTTTACGATTTGGAATTAATGCGGAGTCACTCTCCGATTTTTGCCTTAACTTGGACTGTTATGCACGCAATTGAGGAGAGCAGTCCTTTGTACCAACTTACTGCCCAAGACTTGATGGAGCAACAAGCAGAAATTGTAATTACGTTAACAGGAATTGACGAAACAGTTTCGCAAACTATTCATGCGCGACATTCTTTTGTGGCGTCTGAAATTATCTGGAATATGCGGTTTGTAGATATTCTTTTGAAATCGGCGACGGGAGGGCGGGTGGTTGATTATACTCGGTTTCACGATGTGAAGCCTGTGGAATGA
- a CDS encoding aminopeptidase P family protein, whose product MVATNLKANTNLQDTSAAKLADLRDLMADYELDCYYIPAVDEHLNLSVPAAKQRRAWMCGFTGSAGDLLVGKDSAWLFVDSRYYEQAELQVDTGIIQISKLGLEGNLTLIETLEKLAVESAEKSTKIRMGLDPFTVATEQYQNWVKKFANAEIELIPIGDNLTDKVRSQTPWQTAETLPAIDADPIFSLPVSLTGETAAEKLARVREAMQKANIDVLPITNLNQIAWLFNLRGSDIPHIPIFISYAIITTDSAFLFTNPERISLEIKQELRADVTLLPYADYPHTLETCVNLPHKVRVLLDPKHSTAGTYQLILNHQEAQFYNIEIVFEAHPVEGMKARKNPVEIEQMKSANFKASRAKTLTLKWLTEQLENGNLLTEFDVKESIERFYQQETDFQTLTFRTIAGAGANSSIVHYGTPSPEITLKPGELLLLDSGAQYLAGTTDDTRTISIGEPTALQIEHYTTVLIAHINCAMQQFPKGTTGAQLDAIARAVLWQEQLDYGHGTGHGVGAFLAGHEGPNGISKSVQYPLEAGMVTSIEPGYYEPGWGGIRIENLYVVREMPSKNGTVWYGFESLTYIPFERKLINVDRLSNTQLAWLNNYHASVVEKLEPVLDAATIEWLKTACTALG is encoded by the coding sequence ATGGTTGCCACTAACTTAAAAGCAAATACAAACCTTCAAGATACATCCGCTGCAAAACTGGCAGACTTGCGCGATTTGATGGCAGATTATGAATTAGATTGCTATTACATCCCAGCTGTTGACGAACACTTAAATTTATCAGTTCCAGCAGCCAAGCAGCGGCGAGCTTGGATGTGCGGTTTTACGGGTTCCGCCGGTGATTTGTTGGTTGGCAAAGATTCCGCTTGGTTGTTTGTAGATTCCCGCTACTACGAACAAGCCGAATTGCAAGTCGATACTGGAATTATTCAAATATCGAAACTCGGCTTAGAAGGAAATTTAACCTTAATTGAAACTTTAGAAAAACTGGCTGTAGAATCGGCAGAAAAATCAACTAAAATTCGCATGGGTCTTGACCCGTTTACTGTAGCGACAGAGCAATATCAAAATTGGGTGAAAAAATTCGCCAATGCAGAGATTGAACTCATACCAATCGGGGATAATTTGACAGACAAAGTGCGATCGCAAACTCCTTGGCAAACAGCAGAGACTTTACCCGCGATTGATGCAGATCCCATATTTAGCTTACCTGTATCCCTGACCGGAGAAACCGCCGCCGAAAAATTAGCCAGAGTCAGGGAAGCGATGCAAAAAGCCAACATCGATGTGCTTCCGATTACCAACCTGAATCAAATAGCGTGGCTGTTCAATCTCCGAGGCTCGGATATTCCCCACATTCCCATTTTCATATCCTATGCCATTATCACCACAGATTCAGCGTTTTTGTTTACAAATCCCGAACGAATTTCACTAGAAATCAAGCAAGAATTGCGGGCGGATGTAACTTTGCTTCCCTACGCAGACTATCCGCATACATTAGAAACTTGCGTAAATTTGCCACATAAAGTTCGGGTACTTTTAGACCCGAAACACAGCACAGCAGGCACGTACCAGTTAATCTTAAACCATCAAGAAGCGCAGTTTTACAACATCGAAATAGTTTTTGAGGCGCATCCGGTAGAAGGGATGAAAGCTCGCAAAAATCCCGTAGAAATCGAGCAGATGAAATCAGCCAATTTCAAAGCAAGTCGAGCGAAAACTTTGACTTTAAAGTGGTTGACAGAACAGCTAGAAAATGGTAATCTGTTGACAGAGTTTGATGTCAAAGAAAGCATCGAAAGATTTTACCAGCAAGAAACTGATTTTCAGACTTTAACTTTTAGAACGATCGCAGGTGCGGGAGCCAATAGCTCGATCGTACATTACGGAACCCCCAGCCCAGAAATCACCTTAAAACCCGGAGAATTGCTGCTGCTCGACTCAGGCGCGCAATATTTAGCAGGTACAACGGACGATACGAGAACAATAAGTATCGGAGAACCGACGGCGCTACAAATAGAACACTACACCACAGTTTTAATCGCGCACATCAACTGTGCAATGCAGCAATTCCCCAAAGGAACAACGGGAGCGCAATTAGATGCGATCGCCCGTGCGGTATTATGGCAAGAACAGCTAGACTACGGACATGGCACCGGGCACGGAGTCGGCGCGTTTTTAGCCGGTCACGAAGGGCCAAACGGCATCAGCAAATCTGTGCAGTATCCCCTGGAAGCCGGAATGGTAACTAGCATCGAACCGGGATATTACGAACCGGGATGGGGCGGAATTCGCATCGAAAATCTCTATGTTGTCAGGGAAATGCCATCAAAAAACGGTACAGTTTGGTACGGATTTGAATCGCTGACGTATATTCCGTTTGAGCGCAAATTGATAAATGTCGATCGACTGTCAAACACTCAACTAGCATGGTTGAATAATTATCACGCTTCGGTAGTCGAGAAACTGGAACCCGTACTTGATGCAGCAACAATTGAATGGTTGAAAACAGCCTGCACTGCGTTAGGTTAA
- a CDS encoding IS701 family transposase — protein MKETTPSAMPPCFDRWCRRFDDVFSHQAQKTGFKHYLGGLLGESERKNLTQMSRDCIGVTYNRLHHFLTEAPWNAQQVNQRRLQVMQQCRQTHISRGFTLIIDDSGHRKSGNLTAGVGRQYIGEIGKTDNGVVVVTTHLYDGVKSLPLDVELYQHAHSLPQGKENPEFIKKPDIAIKLIDKCLERKERPAVVLIDAGYGNNSRFLQELEKRKLTYVGGLAKNRKVVCQIEPERQPEELKLSELAKRLPAEALSAITLNREKPRTVWVATITVEFSTMSGPKTVAIVMNAPTCSTATEVDYLVTNAASERATASWIVTTYSQRNWVEVFYREAKGWLGLKEYQIRGKRSLYRHLILVFCAYTFIIWHQLTGGLRRQWANQPLTTFTEALSAFRTAISYRFFGWLQENRDLFTLYKASLGFVWA, from the coding sequence ATGAAAGAAACAACTCCTAGCGCCATGCCACCATGCTTCGATCGATGGTGTCGTCGTTTTGACGATGTTTTTAGCCATCAAGCCCAAAAAACAGGGTTTAAGCACTATTTAGGGGGATTATTGGGAGAAAGTGAGCGAAAAAACCTGACTCAGATGTCAAGAGACTGTATAGGAGTTACATACAACCGATTGCATCATTTTTTGACAGAAGCTCCTTGGAATGCCCAGCAAGTTAACCAACGACGGTTGCAGGTGATGCAGCAGTGTAGGCAGACTCATATCAGCAGAGGGTTTACTCTGATAATAGATGATTCCGGTCACAGAAAAAGTGGCAATTTAACAGCAGGAGTTGGTCGGCAATATATTGGAGAAATCGGAAAAACAGATAATGGTGTAGTAGTGGTAACTACACACTTATATGATGGAGTGAAAAGCCTACCACTTGATGTTGAATTATATCAACACGCTCATTCGTTACCTCAAGGAAAAGAAAATCCAGAATTTATTAAAAAACCCGATATAGCCATCAAACTAATTGACAAATGCTTAGAAAGGAAAGAGCGACCAGCAGTAGTTTTAATCGATGCAGGCTATGGGAATAATAGTAGATTTTTGCAGGAGTTAGAGAAAAGGAAGTTAACCTATGTAGGAGGATTAGCCAAAAATCGAAAAGTAGTCTGTCAAATAGAACCCGAGCGACAACCCGAAGAACTCAAACTCTCAGAATTAGCAAAACGTTTACCAGCAGAGGCTTTAAGTGCTATTACACTAAATCGGGAAAAGCCCAGAACTGTGTGGGTAGCAACTATCACAGTAGAATTCTCAACCATGTCCGGGCCAAAAACAGTCGCTATCGTCATGAATGCTCCGACTTGTTCTACCGCCACAGAAGTTGATTATTTAGTGACTAACGCTGCCAGTGAGCGGGCAACAGCATCATGGATAGTAACAACTTACTCCCAACGTAATTGGGTAGAAGTGTTTTACCGTGAAGCTAAAGGATGGCTAGGGTTAAAAGAATATCAAATCCGAGGAAAGAGAAGCCTTTATCGACATTTAATATTAGTATTTTGTGCTTATACTTTTATCATTTGGCATCAGTTAACAGGAGGATTGCGTCGGCAGTGGGCTAACCAACCTTTAACAACATTTACTGAAGCTTTGTCAGCTTTTAGAACAGCTATATCTTACAGGTTTTTTGGCTGGTTGCAAGAAAACAGGGACCTATTTACTTTATATAAAGCCAGTTTGGGCTTTGTTTGGGCTTAA